The sequence ctggtcagacaaaaGGGAGTTGCAGAGGACAAGGGTCTTGATTGAACCACCATAgataaacaggagtatcctgttttTCCCCCATTAACCAGTTGGGGTCTGGCTTGGacaatggccagtggtgggcGTATACATACAACTCAATCCAAGCTTCAGTATAAGAAAGCAGCAACAAACAGACCTCGAGTGATACCCTCAACCATCAATTGCAAGAAGAAAGGAccctgggtttcgaacccagagaagacatcaACGTTGAGTGATAGTAACCTGCCAGCCTCCTTTACCAAGTGtgggtaaaacccaaagctcGGTGAGTCGGAGTCCCATTTTCTTGAGTACAGAATGTGAACCTGTTCATCTCGTCAATAAGGTTGCTGGAGTAAAACTGGAGTAAACTGGTCAAACACATCAGACAGGTACAAGAAGATGGAagagtcattaacagtgctatcaagtggcactcactcagcaataacctgctcacagacactcttcctgacctcattacaaggctggttcaaacatggacaaaggtgGGATTCTGTTCTGCCAgccccattttctggtgcagcacaCCTCAGCAGCCAGCAGGggtctctgttcctgtagatgacCAATTGGGTTTcctcattgtggccaccccacgccactgggTGCGTAAACAACTTGACTGTTGCCTGTCTCCTTCACCTCAACCCCTTAAAATATCCCACAAAAACCTGACGCAACATAGTGTTGTAATCTCTCAGCTACAGTTAATATTGAAACATCTTCTGGTAAATAGCCAAACAGATGTAAACTGTTTCCTCTCCCTCCAGTTGCTGAAAGATCAAGCTCAAGATGAGGTGCGATGCTATTTTTTTTTGTCAGCTTGGGATCTTGTAGATCACTCTCGGGGAGaccagtttttccagcattctattcTCAGCCAATTTAAAAATGGATTAAATGATTTTCTTGTTCAGAAAGTATGTAGAGTTTGGAGAAGGAAGCCCAATGTtccatctccctctcctccccccagcaCTTGTAGCACACTTGAAACATCAGACATATccaaatttttttaataaaaaattaCTTTCAGAATTGAATAACATACAAGTGTAGGTTGTGTAGctttaagtttaaaaaataagTGGCCAAAACATGCACTGCCAATTAGATCTGTTACTTCCTCCACCGAAGACAGGTACATCTGGCAGTGAGTCGGTGCAAATTTCTTTTCATTCAAGTGTTCAGCCCACTCTTTGCCCACACCGCAAGGTTCCACCCAAGGCACAGGCACAGAGCAAGCCACAAAACCCCAGAAATAACGCAATCCCAAGGAGAATGTAAGTGACAGTCGTGGCCCAGAAGGCAAAAAGGTACAAGGTTTTATCGCAGTAATTAGGGGAAGCTTTATCGACGTAATCCGGCTCATAGATTCTGTAGATCCAAACATTACCTAGAAATTACAGAAATACACACTTAGTTCATCACACTCCTCAGGAAATGGCATTAAATCCAATGTGCTTTAAAAAATATCAGATATTGTTTGCAGTTCCCAGTTTGTGTAATATTTCTGACAGTTTGGGCTGCACCATCCCAGAGGTCACCATCAATGTCACCACAGGCATTGCAACTGCACATGAGGGAATGCACCCTCTGCTGCTGTGGTACCAGCAATCAACCAGAGCCATATTCTAGCTAGTCAATGTAGTCTTAACTGCTGGTTCAGTATTGCCTTGGAAGTTCCTCGGATCAACCCCTTGCTGCCAGCGTACTAGAAATGGGGAAATAATGCAATGTTTCAATCATTTATAAAATAGATGTGGTACCAGTTCTGGGCAGCTCAAGATCAGCATTGCAAGTGACAAGTTTTCACTTCTCAAACTTTTGGCCAAGGTGAAAAGCCCAAGGCGAGGTATTTTCATGTCAGCTTTGATCTGGTCAGTCTCCCTTGTTGAGGCCACAAATTTGCATTGGGCTTTTTTGGaacaagcaatgagatggaaGGGCTTGCCCTGCCCACTGCACATTGACAAGTTATTCAGGTACTTTTGTGACCAACATGGCTGTTCAGGTAAGCAACTGAGCTTGCATCGATCTTTTGTACAATTTTTACATCCAAGCCTGTGATGTGAATCACTGTTTTTCTGTCTCTTCATTGACTCCAGACACACTAGCTAATGATCAATGGAGGCAAAGGGTAACCCAAGACAATAAtgcaagagagggagaggggtctGGGGCTCACTAGAGAAACCATAAATTTGCCATTTTGATCTTAAACCCTCATAGACTTATTTACACCGATTTGCTACAATGGTCTCACCTTTGACTGAACCTGGAGGTTTGTGgatgatggcagtgtgggggatAAATCAACAGCCAAAGTCTGTAAATTGTTGAAATACAAGTTATGGTTTTCTCCCCTCCTGCACACTTGACCAGGGAAGGTTCAGAGGAGCCCGCAGGGCAATTCTGAAAATTGGCACCCAATACATACAACTTGCACATCCTAAATACAAACTTGCACATCCTAAATACCTTAAGAAGCAGGACAATCAAGTTACCTGTTATAAACCAGATGAAGGAGAACAGGGATATCACACTTTTCCAAACCCGGCCAATTTTATGGAAGGCCAGAATGTTGCTATCATCGTTTGGGGTACATGAAACCACCGATATCATCATGAAGAAGAGAGTGAAGCTTCCAGAAACAATTAAATAAATTGGGATCAAGTATTGCTTGGTGCAAGAATCCAAATAGACAGTGCCTACAAGGAGAGAGGAAGAAATTTAACACTCTTGGAATTAATTCAGATGTCACAACACCAGGGGTAGACTATCCAGTATTCTTTCCCCAAGGATGTTCCTTGTCAAATTCACTTATTCCTAGTTCTGAACAGCAACATATCGCCAGAATTTGCTGCCTTTTTGGCATTAGGAGGAAAGATGAGAAAAAATTAAGTATGTTGCCCCACTTGCAAGTATTTTGATCTACCCAGTTAAATTTGATATTTTATTTAATCTTAAAATTGGAACTCCAATTCTTAAACCAACAACCTGTACTCCCAACCAAAAATGTCACACAAGTTTAAACAATCTAAATAAACAGCATgactataatgaaatgaaataaaaattgcttattgtcatgagtaggcttcaatgaagttactgtgaaaagcccctagtcgccacattccggcacctgtccggggaggctggtacgggaatcgaactgtgctgctggcctgctttgaaagccagtgatttagcccagtgagctaaatttaCATCTCTAATATTTCACCTCTGCAACATTAATGTAGAAACAAATCTAGATTGGAGGCACCAATATTCTATTTAATAGAAATCTCACCAATTGTGATGGAGGCGATTGCCAAGAGAGAAGTCATAATTTTCATGGACACTGAAAAGAAATGGAAGAAGTTCAATGTACAACACTTGGGAGGAATTATTTTCCACACCACCACTAGAGGGGGCTGCTGGCCAGCTCAGCCAGTCTGCAAGAGCTATTCAAATTGGACAAATTCCACAATCCTCCCCTCCCAAATCAGTTTCCAAAGGAAGGGGTTAAAATTTTTTattgaggggagcacagtggttagcactacagcaccaaggtcccaggttcgatcccggctcactgtccgtgtggagtttgcccattctacccatgtttgtgtgggttttgcccccacaacccaagagatgtgcaagctaggtggatcggccacactaaattgccccttaattggaaaaaaatggaattgggtactctaaatttaaaaaaaattattgattCGGTTGCCACCCTGTCAGGCATTGCAAACAAAACAGGACTGGCTGTAACACATTTGCTGCTGACCCAAATTTTAAATTTCTGACCAcagggaggtaccagaggacagctaatgtggttccactttaAGAAGGGTGGTAAACATAAGCCAGAGAAGCAGATcattggtggggaaactattagaGAAAGTTCTGAAGGAGAAAATTTCTCTACTGGgaaaggcaaggtttgatcagggacagtCAGCAGAGCTGGTCagagaggtcatgcctcacaaattggATGGCGACAGAGTATAGATGAGGGTACTGCAGttaatgtagtttacatggatttcagcaaagcctctgATAAACAGGTACCGCCAGGGGGAAAGGAGAGAAACGATAAGTGactttgcagatgacaaagaTTGGTCAGGTGGTTGACAGTGAGATTGGTCAGATTAAGCCTGAAGAGagagtgatgcactttggaaggtggaTAGAAAGCAGTTGGTGAAAGTCAGgaaatttagaggggatttgaagaaagtcTAGAATGCATGGccagaggggcagcacagtggttagcactcctgcctcgtggcaccaaggtcccaggttcaatcccagctcagtcactgtctgtatggagtttgcatagtctcacccccacaacccaaagatgtgcagggtaggtagattggccacactaaattgcccctcaattggaaaacattaattgggtactgtaaattttaacAAAAAAAGTATCGACTCAGTTCATCGACTCAAGAGAATTTAAATATACCTGACGCCAGTGGGGAAGACGGAGGCTCTTCAATAGTCCGGAGGAGTGGCGTGTACAAGCTACTTTCCAGGTCCATGTCAACAGCCACTTCCTATCCAGTGAACCTACAATTAGGGAGATGTATCCACATTACACAGGCAGCTAACAATCATGGCCCAACTGAGTCAGTGGGAGCCCATCAGCCAGAGTGCAGACAACACATGGAAAAAAAATTCTCAGCTATTTTACACACCACCTGAAAAACCCCTGGCTTGCTGAATTAGCACATCAATGAGATGGGTGAACTACCTCATTCTGCCTGCAAAACAAGCATTTTGCTTTACCTGCATGCCTGCCAATATTGTTGACACAACCAATCTTTGGCAGGCAGTAATACATCAGCATCTTACTGGCCCTCCCACCTTACCCATTCACCAATTACTAGTTTGAAGAAGTTGACACAAACAAGGGGGTATTGGGTAATGGAAGACCGTCCTCGAAATTGAATCTACCCCAAATAGGAACGCCAGCTGATGAGAATAGTTTGGCACAACTCACCCTTCTTTGCATTAGTACAGGCTTTtgttttcaaaaagaaatggCTTTTCCCAAAAAAGCAGCAATCGACAGGTTAAAAACAAGACTAATGACAGgacaatgctgggggggggggggggggggggtaaaaattaGCCTGCAAGCAGAACAATTGTTTAAACTTTAATCAAGTCTTATGATTACACCAGGAGTTCCTCAATCATTTATATTAAACACCAAATGTATGTATCCCTCCGTTGCTCAACACACAAGACGCTACTCACTAACCGTAACTATCAACCAGGATTATATAGATCATCTTTAAAACGGTTTTAAAACTAAATCCGATCGGAATGAAGATTtgagatggggatatggggggggggaaatcagttaAAAACTCAAGATGACAATCCAACACACTTAAACTACCCCTCCCTGGCCACCAAACAGCTGTGGAAATGGAGAACAACAAACTCAACCTGAAGTTGCCGTCTCCAAACACTGGTTAAGATACCAGCTCTTGTAAATTTCAAATTGACCCCCTAGAGGGGAGACACAAGTTTTAACTCCCACAAGGTGCAAAGCTGTCGAAACCAGGGAGCGGAGATTGGTGCTCAATAACTCTGACAATCAAAGGCATTAATTTTGGAATGACGAGGGGGGGACAAACCTGGGGTCTAATGCATCAGAACTCACCCAGCTCAACGAGCAGAGTACAGAACTAACCCTCTGCTATGTCCATTTATAAAAGATCCCTTCAAACCCAAATTCTCCTGTTCACTTTTGACTTTTAATTGGCTGTTTGCAAAGAGCCAATCTAAACGCGGTTGCATCAAACGGCAGCTGAGAGTTTATCTGGGATTGTATGTGGGTGGCAAGTCATTGAGATTTTCCAAtagtcatttcattttcatttctttaccTGCTTGAGGGGGAGGTCATTTATTTAATGGGTCACTAATAGTCCAGAGTCACCaagaaaatattttccaaaaggaCCAGTTCCATTTATATTCGCAACCACAGGAAGCTCCCAGAACTTTACAACTAATTAAGTATTCTTTGAAATGTCCTCACTTaaggtaaatactgtggctaccagggcaggtcagaggttgggaatcctgcggagagtaactcccctcctgaaccctccccccccccccccccaaagcctgtccaccatctacaagtcaggagtgtgatgggagactctccacttgcctggatgagcgcagctccaacaacactccagaagctccacaccatccaggacaaagcagccccgcttgattggctccccttccacaaacattcactccctccaccaccgacgcacaatgGCAGCATCTTGACTTTGGAATATAttgtccgttccttcactgtcgctgggtcaaaatcctggaaccccctccctaacagaactgtgggtgtacctacaccggatggactgcagcggctcaagaaagcagctcacccaccacctcaaggggcaattagggatgggcaataaatgctgtcctaaccagtcAATCCTCACATTCCAGAAaggatatatttttaaaacagtcGTACATATAGGAAAAGTCAATTTTCACACATCAAGCTTCGACAAACAGCAATGTTTTAACGGGCAGCTAATCCATTTAGCGATGTTGGTTATGGAATAAATATCGGGCCAGGATGCCAGGGTGAACTCTTCTAGGCTCCTTCGAAATATTGGcacaggatcttttacattcacccgagagagggggaggggcctcaGCTCTACGACTTCCAAGATGAGTCATATTGGATTCCAGATGTTAGCTCTTCCAGATGTTAGCTCTGTTTCTAACTCCATAAAGAACAGCCTGTCctagtccccccatgccgacactacagttaagaaagcccaccaacgactactttctcagaagactaaggaaatttggcatgtcacctatgaccctcaccaacttctacagatgcaccacagatgcattctttctggttgtatcacagcttggtatggagcctactctgcccaagatcgcaggaaactacaaaaggtcgtgaatgtagcccagtccatcacgcaaaccagctcccatccattgattctatctataATTTCCGCTGcctccagcataattaaggaccccacgcaccctggacatactctcttccaccttcttccgtcaggaaaaagataccaaagtttgaggtcacgtaccaaccgactcaagaacagcttcttccctactgccatcagaactttgaatggatctacctcgtattaagttgatcttttctccacttcttgctgtaactgtaacattatattctgcagtctctccttccttccctatgtacggtatgcattgtttgtacagcatgcaagaaaacaatacttttcactatatactaatacatgtgacaataataaatcaaatcaaatcactgatgctgtcagacattTGAGGTTTCCCAGCATTTCCTGACCTTTAACCTGAGTTTAATGGCTCACCCAAAAGACAGAATCTTCTGACAGTCTCACTGGAGGTTTTTGCTTTGATATTTGTACTGCTTCAGAGGGGGCACTGTGGGTTTGGAGAAGAGCAAGAGAATTCTTCTtggtgtcctggacaatatttacccctcaatcgaCATCACAAAAATGGCTTTTTCTGGTCACCATCACATTGGTGTTCGTGGGAGTCTCCTTtgtataaattggctgctgcgtttcttaCACCATAAggcatagaacttagaacagtacagcacggaacaggcccttcagccctcgatgttgtgcctagtCTTGTTCAAAACCaaggtcaagctatcccactccctgtcattctggtgtgctccatgtgcctatccaataaccgcttgaaaattgctaaagtgtccgactccactatcacagcaggctgtccatcccacaccctaaccactctctg comes from Scyliorhinus canicula chromosome 29, sScyCan1.1, whole genome shotgun sequence and encodes:
- the LOC119958371 gene encoding transmembrane protein 272-like — protein: MDLESSLYTPLLRTIEEPPSSPLASVSMKIMTSLLAIASITIGTVYLDSCTKQYLIPIYLIVSGSFTLFFMMISVVSCTPNDDSNILAFHKIGRVWKSVISLFSFIWFITGNVWIYRIYEPDYVDKASPNYCDKTLYLFAFWATTVTYILLGIALFLGFCGLLCACALGGTLRCGQRVG